CGCGTTCCAAAGCCCCCAGGAGGGCCTCCTTAGTCAGAACAGTGCGCCAGCGCGCATGCGGAGAGTGTTCGCAGAAAGGGTCGGGCAGGGGCCGTAGATACGGCAGCGCTTTTGCTGGCCAGGCCTCCTCATTAGCCGCCGTGTGGCCCCCACAGGTGGAGGCGTATACGGCCTCGATGGGACGGCCCTCGTAGGTGAGCAATTCCCCATAAGTCTCCAGGGCGGCCCGGCGCGCAAGCGGGCGCTCGGTGGCCAGGCCCAAGTAGAGCTGACTAAACTGGTGATCTTCGATGTGATAGCCCAACGAGAGAAACCGATGTAGGGTGGCCACTGCGTAGGTGCGCGCCAAGACGGCCTGCGCCTTAAGCGCCTCCAGTTCCGAAAAGGGCATCTCCGCGCCCACAACGCTTGCTATGTAATCCTCTAGGTCCACAATGTTGATCACCCACAAGGAGCCGTCCGAGCGCGCCTGCACCTCTATTTCCCCTCGATAAGCGCGGCGCACGCCGGCATGCTCAAGCGTGAGCGTATCCAAGGGGTTAGTCCGGATCCAAATCCGATCGCCGGCTCGCTCCAGGGCCGGCGATCGTCCTACAGCCAACGTGATCCGCTGACGAGCCGGCACGAGGGCCAACCGCTCCTGACGGCCAGGCGCGTAGATCCGCAGTCCTTCCCGGTGGCTATAGACGGTTATCGCGCGCACCGGCTGGTCGCTCAAGAGCCGAACACGAAGCGCTATCTGTTGGGCCGAAACCGAGGGGGGGGTGGAAAGGAGCGCACAGGCCAGCACAACCCCGATTCGGCCCGTTCGGAGGGTAAAAAA
The DNA window shown above is from Bacteroidota bacterium and carries:
- a CDS encoding SpoIID/LytB domain-containing protein; translation: MPCFFTLRTGRIGVVLACALLSTPPSVSAQQIALRVRLLSDQPVRAITVYSHREGLRIYAPGRQERLALVPARQRITLAVGRSPALERAGDRIWIRTNPLDTLTLEHAGVRRAYRGEIEVQARSDGSLWVINIVDLEDYIASVVGAEMPFSELEALKAQAVLARTYAVATLHRFLSLGYHIEDHQFSQLYLGLATERPLARRAALETYGELLTYEGRPIEAVYASTCGGHTAANEEAWPAKALPYLRPLPDPFCEHSPHARWRTVLTKEALLGALERALKRRITDVGPFEYGPSGRVVSVWLQGPEPMRLSGTQFRTLVSDAFGWRALRSTRFIFSFQAREVHIEGNGLGHGVGLCQYGAQGRARTGQNYKQILEAYYPGTRLVSLFSSAPLAAHRP